In Macadamia integrifolia cultivar HAES 741 chromosome 13, SCU_Mint_v3, whole genome shotgun sequence, one DNA window encodes the following:
- the LOC122059314 gene encoding ELAV-like protein 1 isoform X1 — protein MCPAGKKLVVLGLPWDVDTEGLRQYMSQFGELADVMVMKDRASGRSRGFGYVTFSSLEDVEKVVAAQHNISGRTLEVKVATPKEEMLSSSSSKKSTRIFVARVPPSVADDEFHSYFMKYGPVIDVYMPKDPVTKQHRGIGFVTYENHDSVDQLMSETHELGGSTIAVDRATPKEEFRGLRVSNHCLKMPQAFRMPNIVDNTISVGNSGGHAVESSLTKTEKKMFIGRVPAEATSDDLHAYFSQFGWVVDVYLPKDPKKISHRGFGFVTFADEASAARVARRRHFIHGREIAVDSASPTDHVHGTGHIPVSSVPYFGGQHSLPPNELVVGATTESENATQPSTASSSKWGKKLFIGRIPVEATATDVRLHFSQFGHVLDVYLPKDDTKTSHRGFGFITFAEEISAEYASQKGHRILGQKIVLDRAAPLENDETSTDHSSAVVAATSDHSVQTQQNIFTNQPHDSKLMQFRDTPTSRPLRTSLRYKPY, from the exons GATCGTGCATCTGGGCGCTCACGTGGTTTTGGTTATGtaacattttcttctttggaagATGTGGAG AAAGTAGTTGCAGCTCAACATAATATTAGTGGAAGGACACTCGAGGTTAAGGTTGCAACTCCCAAG GAGGAAatgctgtcttcttcttcttccaagaaaAGTACTCGTATATTTGTTGCTAGAGTACCTCCAAGTGTGGCTGATGATGAGTTCCACAG CTATTTCATGAAGTATGGTCCAGTAATTGATGTTTACATGCCAAAG GATCCTGTAACAAAGCAACATCGGGGTATTGGATTTGTCACTTATGAAAATCATG ACTCCGTAGACCAGCTAATGTCAGAGACACATGAACTTGGCGGTTCTACAATTGCTGTGGATCGAGCTACTCCAAAG GAGGAATTCAGAGGATTGAGGGTTTCCAATCATTGTCTCAAGATGCCTCAAGCTTTCAGAATGCCAAATATAGTTGACA ATACCATTTCAGTTGGGAACAGCGGTGGACATGCTGTGGAAAGTTCCCTCACAAAAACTGAGAAAAAGATGTTTATAGGTCGTGTTCCTGCGGAAGCCACATCTGATGATTTGCACGCATATTTTAGCCAGTTTGGATGGGTTGTTGATGTTTACCTGCCAAAG GATCCGAAGAAAATTTCTCATAGAGGATTTGGTTTCGTAACATTTGCAGATGAAGCTTCAGCTGCACGTGTGGCCCGTCGTAGACATTTTATTCATGGTCGAGAG ATTGCTGTAGACTCTGCGTCTCCTACGGATCATGTTCATGGTACGGGACATATTCCTGTGAGTTCAGTTCCCTATTTTGGAGGTCAACATAGTCTGCCTCCAAATGAATTGGTGGTTGGAGCCACAACCGAAAGTGAGAATGCCACCCAGCCGTCTACTGCTTCAAGTTCTAAGTGGGGGAAAAAACTTTTTATTGGACGCATTCCAGTTGAGGCCACTGCTACTGATGTGCGGTTGCATTTCAGTCAGTTTGGACATGTATTGGACGTGTATCTTCCCAAG GATGACACAAAAACTTCTCATAGAGGGTTTGGTTTTATCACATTTGCTGAAGAGATCTCAGCCGAGTATGCTTCTCAAAAAGGACATAGGATTCTAGGACAGAAG ATTGTGTTGGATCGTGCAGCTCCGCTAGAAAATGATGAAACGAGTACAGATCACTCTTCTGCTGTTGTTGCCGCAACTTCAGATCATTCTGTTCAAACACAGCAAAATATATTCACCAATCAACCCCATGACAGCaag TTGATGCAATTCCGTGATACACCCACAAGTCGGCCATTGAGAACTTCATTACGGTATAAGCCTTACTAG
- the LOC122059314 gene encoding DAZ-associated protein 1-like isoform X2, with protein sequence MCTCLLVGYFQTLGGFPVASILSLSCLTSIFNAFQDPVTKQHRGIGFVTYENHDSVDQLMSETHELGGSTIAVDRATPKEEFRGLRVSNHCLKMPQAFRMPNIVDNTISVGNSGGHAVESSLTKTEKKMFIGRVPAEATSDDLHAYFSQFGWVVDVYLPKDPKKISHRGFGFVTFADEASAARVARRRHFIHGREIAVDSASPTDHVHGTGHIPVSSVPYFGGQHSLPPNELVVGATTESENATQPSTASSSKWGKKLFIGRIPVEATATDVRLHFSQFGHVLDVYLPKDDTKTSHRGFGFITFAEEISAEYASQKGHRILGQKIVLDRAAPLENDETSTDHSSAVVAATSDHSVQTQQNIFTNQPHDSKLMQFRDTPTSRPLRTSLRYKPY encoded by the exons ATGTGTACCTGCCTGTTGGTTGGTTACTTTCAGACTTTAGGTGGCTTTCCTGTTGCTTCTATCCTTTCCTTGAGCTGTTTAACTTCGATCTTCAATGCATTTCAGGATCCTGTAACAAAGCAACATCGGGGTATTGGATTTGTCACTTATGAAAATCATG ACTCCGTAGACCAGCTAATGTCAGAGACACATGAACTTGGCGGTTCTACAATTGCTGTGGATCGAGCTACTCCAAAG GAGGAATTCAGAGGATTGAGGGTTTCCAATCATTGTCTCAAGATGCCTCAAGCTTTCAGAATGCCAAATATAGTTGACA ATACCATTTCAGTTGGGAACAGCGGTGGACATGCTGTGGAAAGTTCCCTCACAAAAACTGAGAAAAAGATGTTTATAGGTCGTGTTCCTGCGGAAGCCACATCTGATGATTTGCACGCATATTTTAGCCAGTTTGGATGGGTTGTTGATGTTTACCTGCCAAAG GATCCGAAGAAAATTTCTCATAGAGGATTTGGTTTCGTAACATTTGCAGATGAAGCTTCAGCTGCACGTGTGGCCCGTCGTAGACATTTTATTCATGGTCGAGAG ATTGCTGTAGACTCTGCGTCTCCTACGGATCATGTTCATGGTACGGGACATATTCCTGTGAGTTCAGTTCCCTATTTTGGAGGTCAACATAGTCTGCCTCCAAATGAATTGGTGGTTGGAGCCACAACCGAAAGTGAGAATGCCACCCAGCCGTCTACTGCTTCAAGTTCTAAGTGGGGGAAAAAACTTTTTATTGGACGCATTCCAGTTGAGGCCACTGCTACTGATGTGCGGTTGCATTTCAGTCAGTTTGGACATGTATTGGACGTGTATCTTCCCAAG GATGACACAAAAACTTCTCATAGAGGGTTTGGTTTTATCACATTTGCTGAAGAGATCTCAGCCGAGTATGCTTCTCAAAAAGGACATAGGATTCTAGGACAGAAG ATTGTGTTGGATCGTGCAGCTCCGCTAGAAAATGATGAAACGAGTACAGATCACTCTTCTGCTGTTGTTGCCGCAACTTCAGATCATTCTGTTCAAACACAGCAAAATATATTCACCAATCAACCCCATGACAGCaag TTGATGCAATTCCGTGATACACCCACAAGTCGGCCATTGAGAACTTCATTACGGTATAAGCCTTACTAG